A stretch of DNA from Schizosaccharomyces osmophilus chromosome 2, complete sequence:
CCGGAAACTTTTACATTAACGACAAATGCACTGGTGCTGTTGTTGGTGAGCAACCCTTCGGCGGTGCTCGTGCCAGCGGTACCAACGATAAAGCCGGTAGCGGTATGATTTTGTCACGTTTCGTTTCTCCTCGCTCCGTCAAGGATACCTTTGCTTATGCCGACTCTGTATTATACCCCTCCAACctttaaaattaaaaatcgTGATGTGCCTTTTTCACGAActtcaaaagtttttgtgCATACTAATccaaaataattttttgtgCATAGATTGATGCTTTCATTGTCCTGCAATTCATAgtaattcaatttttctacCTTCTTAAGAGTTCTGTCtttctttcacttttttttttcatttcatagTGGTAATGTatcatgtttttttttaagcaTTAAACTAAGAGTCATAATCAGTTCTCGTGGACAGCGTACCATCACTGACAGATCCAGCAATTGAATCTACGCTCTTTTCATGTATTAATCATAGTTTTATTCAATAGCTTTTATTCTGTGTGGAATAGAATCTGATTGCGTCCAGCTGCATATTCTGTCATAGCCAGCTACACTTTCTTTCTACGTCCACCAAAACGCTTGACCCACACAATGTTCTCCTGGGAGGCAAGTTTATCAAATGGTAAGATTTTGTCGTTTAATGATGGATTattaattaaaatagaACTTTACTTTGTTCGGCAATACTTTTATAGCGGCAGCTATGAGAAGTTGTTCGAAATCGATGCTTCATCTTTATCCGAAAAAGGCCTCGAATTAACAGAACTATACATGGCTAGAGCAAAGCTGGCATTGGGAGAAAGTATTGAATCGATTCAGGGCACGCTTACTCAAAAGTCTGCTGGAGGCGCCGCTCTTTTGGCATTGGCAGGTGAAGGAAGCATGGACCTTTTAATTGAGCAGCATGGAGATTCAGATGCTGCTGTCCAAACCTTAGGAGCCATCTATTTAATTCGTAAGAAAGAGTACGACGAAGCGTTAACTTTGGTCCAAAAATCTGTCGAAAATTTGGAAGCTGTGGCTTTGGAAGTGTATATCCATTTATATCAACACAAGTTAGAAGCCGCAGAAGCAGCAATCACTAAAAGTTTGGATTGGGccgatgaagaaattgttttgcaaATTGCTCAGTCTTGGGTAAAGCTTGCTAGAGGTGGTTTAGACTCCTACAATGATGccttttatatttatgaGGAATTAAATGGTAGTGAAAGCAATCCTCGTGTTTTGACTTGCATGGCTTGCTCTGATTTATGTTTGTTACGCACTCAAGAAGCTCTTACTTCTTTACGATCGGCCCTTGAAATGC
This window harbors:
- the sec28 gene encoding coatomer epsilon subunit; its protein translation is MFSWEASLSNELYFVRQYFYSGSYEKLFEIDASSLSEKGLELTELYMARAKLALGESIESIQGTLTQKSAGGAALLALAGEGSMDLLIEQHGDSDAAVQTLGAIYLIRKKEYDEALTLVQKSVENLEAVALEVYIHLYQHKLEAAEAAITKSLDWADEEIVLQIAQSWVKLARGGLDSYNDAFYIYEELNGSESNPRVLTCMACSDLCLLRTQEALTSLRSALEMQSNYAPAASNLKTAILALGPLAPLDAKRLYENSSSGAFLTKQLDQKSQEFDALAKQCLASSSA